The nucleotide window AGGCCGCCTCGCCCAGCTCCGTCACCGTCGTCAGGCCTTTTTCCGCGGCCGCTTCGATGATGGCCTGCTCGGCGCGGGCCCAGTTCTCGTCGGAGCCGATGTACTTGGTTTTGTTTTCCGGGTCGCGCAACGAAATCTGGGCCGTGAATTCCGGAAAGTCCAGCGCCCGCAGCACGTAGAGCACAATGTCAATTACCTTGAGAAATTCCTCCTTCACCTGGTCGGGGCGGCAGAAGATGTGCGCGTCGTCCTGGGTGAAGCCGCGCACCCGCGTGAGGCCGTGCAGTTCCCCGCTCTGCTCGTAGCGGTACACCGTGCCGAACTCAGCCAAACGTACCGGCAGGTCGCGGTACGAGCGGGGCTTGCTCTTGTAGATTTCGCAGTGGTGGGGGCAGTTCATGGGCTTGAGGAAAAATTCCTCACCCGGGTTTGGCGTTTTGATTGGCTGAAACGAGTCGGCCCCGTACTTTTCGTAGTGGCCGCTGGTCACGTACAGCTCCTTCGACCCGATGTGCGGCGTTACCACGGGCGAGTAGCCGGCCTTCATTTGGGCTTTGCGCAGAAACTGCTCCAGCCGCTCGCGCAGGGCCGTGCCTTTGGGCAGCCACAGCGGCAGCCCGGCACCTACTTTCTCCGAGAACGTAAACAGCTCCAGCTCCTTGCCCAGCTTGCGGTGGTCGCGGCGCTTGGCTTCTTCCAGCCGCTCCAGGTACTCCGTCAGCTCCTTGGCTTTGGGAAACGTGATGCCGTAGATGCGCGTGAGCTGCTTGTTTTTCTCGTCGCCGCGCCAGTAGGCCCCGGCCACGTTGAGCAGCTTCACAGCCTTGATGGGCGAAGTATCGGGGATGTGCGGGCCGCGGCAGAGGTCGGTGAAGTCGCCCTGCTGGTAGAAGGTGATGGTGCCATCTTCGAGGCGTTCCAGCAAGTCCAGCTTGTAGGGGTCCTGCTTTTCGGTGAAAAAGGCAATAGCATCGGCTTTGCTTACCTCGCGGCGCTCAAACTGGCTTTTCTTCTTGGCCAGCTCCAGCATCTTCTTTTCTACTTCCGGCAAATCGTCGGTTGAAATCGTGCGGCCTTCGCCCAGGTCAATGTCGTAGTAGAATCCGTTCTCGATGCTGGGGCCGATGCCAAGCTTTACGCCGGGATACAGCGCTTCGAGGGCTTCGGCCATCAGGTGAGCCGAGGAATGCCAGAAGGTCGACTTTCCTTCGGGGTCGTTCCAGGTAAGAATGGCCACGTTGGCATCCTGGTTGATGGGGCGGTGCAGGTCGCGCACTTCGCCGTTGACGCGCACGCCCAATGCATTGCGGGCCAGGCCTTCGCTGATGCTGGCGGCTACGTCGTAGCCCGTGGCGCCATCTACAAACTGGCGCACCGAGCCGTCGGGGAGGGTGATGTTGAGCATAAAAATGAGGTTGGCTAATGGCTATACAAACAGCCGTGAGCCCGCAAGTTACACAAGTGGTGAAATTGTGAAGTGGTGAAATGGTGAGTTGACGTTCTATTAATGCCGCGCAGAATGTGCGGTTAGAACATCAAACTCACTATTTCACCACCTCACCATTTTAGAGCCCCGAAGACGGACGCGAAATGTTGAGCGGGGCCACTGGCTCTACGGCGGCGCGGCGCGGCGTTTCCGTGGGCTGGCCCTGGGCCCGGGCCCGGCCCTTCCATACTTTGTAGGTCCAGTGCCGGTTGCCGGGGTTTTCCTGTACCAGCCGCTGAAACTCTACCAATGCCAGGTCGTGCTGGCCCTGGGCCTCATGGCTTTCGGCCAGCATCTGGCGGGCGTTGGGTAGCAGCACGGAGCGGCGCAGCGCCCGCCGCAGGTGGGGAATAGCCGCCTGGTACTGCCGCTGCCGAAACAAGGCCAGGGCTACGCGGTAATCGGCGCGGTAGAGGGTGGTATCGTAGCGCAGGGCCCGCCGGAAGTGCCGCTGGGCGCTGTCGGACAAACCCTGCAGATCGAACTGCCGGCCATAATCGTAGTGCAGCGGGCCGTAGGTTGGCGCCAGGCGCAGGCCCCGGGCGGCGTAGGGCGCGGCCAGCAAGGGCTGATGGTTGGCGTTGGCCAGAAAGGCCAGTTGGTGCAGGCTTTCCGGCTGGCGCGGATCCAGCCTCACGCTGGCTTGCAGCATGGCGAGTGCCTGGGCTGTGTCGCGCAGGCCCGAGTAGGCCAGGCCCTTGTAGAACAGGGCGCCGGCGTTGGCGGGCTCCTGACGCAGGGCGCGGTCGAGGTGGTCGAGGGCGTCGGAGTAGTGGCGGGCGGCCAGGTGGGCCTCTCCCACCAGCAGACTGAGAGCCGGCGAAGCGTAGCCGTGCCGGGAAGCCTCGGCCGCTGCTGCCAGCGTGCCCGCCAGCTGGCCCTGGGCACGCAGGGCACGGGCCTTCAGGTAGTAGAATTCGCCGGGGGCATCATCCAGCTCCAGCGCCTGGTTCAGGTCGCGCAGGGCAGCCTCTACCTGGCCGGCGGCCAGCCGAAACTCGGCCCGGTGCGCGTACAGGCTGGCATTGCGGGGCTGGCGGGCAATGGCGCCGTTCAGCTCTTCGGCCTGGATGGCGGGCCCGCTCTGCACCGTACTGAGCGGCACCATCAGCTCGGGCACCTCACTGGCCCCGGAGCTGCAGCCCGCCAGGAGCTGCAGGGCAGACAGCCAGACCCCAACAATGCTCGTTACCCGCAAAAACGTCGTCCTGCGCCGTGGTTTCATTCTACAAAGATAGGAAGTCCGACCGGGCTTATGCGGGCTCTAGGACTGTTTGCCCGAGGTCTGGCGGCCGACTTTGCGCTCCAGCTTTTCGCGCAGGTTGCGGCAGCGGCGGCTGATTTCCAACTCCTCCGTGGTGAAAGGCGTGAGCGTGGCAGCTCGGCGCAGGATGTCCAGGGCCTGGGCGCGGCGGTCCTGGTTTTCGAACACCCGGGCCAGATCGTAGTACACTTCGATGCGCTGCGGATTCAGCTCCTGGGCCCGCTGCAGAGCGTCAATGGCTTTGCGGGAGCTGGCCCCGTCGGGCCGGCCGCCCAGAAACAAGCCGCTAAAGGCCCGCTCCAGCAGGTTGTAGTGGTCGACGCGGTAGTGCCAGCGGCCCAGCAGCTGCCAGGCTTCCGACCAGTCGGGGCGACGGGCCACAGCCATAAACACGTAGGCCTTCATGTCGCGGTAGGCCCGCAGGCGGTCCTTGGCGCGCAGCAGCGTAGCCTGGTTGTAGAGCGTGAGGGCCACGGCGTAGTTCGATTCGGGTCCCTCCTGCCTGAGCGCCCAGCTACGTTCGGCGTAGCCGCGGGCCATGGTGTAATAGGCACTTTTGCGGGTTTCATCGGTGTAGCGCCGCCCGATGCTGAGGTTGAGCAAGGCGGCCTGCCACAGCGCCTCGTAGTTTTTGTCGTCCTGGCGCAATACCTGCTCGTACTTGTCCAGGGCTTCGGAGTCGCGGTACTGGCGCTGCAGGGCCCGGGCCTCGGCCAGCAGCTTGCGCACGGGAGGTTTGGGAACGACGGCGTTAGCAGGTGCTTTTTCCTGGGCAACGGCGGGCCCCGGGCCTACACTGAGCAATGCCAGCAGCACCAAGCTTATCCATCGAAGTTGCCATTGCGCGTTGCCTGCCACTGAACTGCATTTTCCGCAAAGCTGCGGTTTTTATCGGGGTTAGCGGAAAGCAGCTGGCGTTTTTTACTCTTAACCGAATAGTCGAAACCGATTTGCCTTGCAGGCTGCTACCGGTCATTGGCCGTTCGCACAGCAGTTATTCGGCCGCTCTACCTCTACTTATTGGACAGAAAAAAGCCCCGCTGGTAGGCGAGGCTTTCGGGGAGTTATACGAATGCGGCGGCTAAAACAGCTTGAGCTGCGACTTGGGCGTTTTGAGTACGGCCTGGGCCTGGGCTACCTCGGCGGCCGATATATCCACGTGGCTGTGCGTCTCGGCCGGCGCCGGGGTATCGGCGGCAGTCTGGGCTTGGGGCGACGGCGCAGCTTTCTTTTTGGCCGCCCGGCGCTCCGGCTCGGGGCCTTCGTCGGTGAGCAGGGTCACGGCGTGGACTTTGAAGTAGTTGAGCTTGTTGCCCAGCGCCTTCCAGCCTTTCACGTCAATGAACTCGTGGAGCTGGATTTTTTCGGTTTCCTTGTCGGCTTTCTTGTCGCGCTGCAGCTTCACTTCCACCTGCGGCTCGGCAAAGCAGGTAGCGCACAGCAGCTTGGAGCCCGACGCTTCGGAAATGAAGACAAAGCGCTTTTCGAGCGTGCTGGTTTCAATCTTAAAGCGCTTGACGTAGTGCGTTTTCGTCTCCGCATCCAGGTACACGGCACTAATGACCGTATCGGGCTCCAGCTTGCGCAGCAGCACGATGTTGGGTACATCGAAGTGATAGGTCGGGTTGGGCGACTTCAGCTCGTAGGAGCCATCCTTGTACACCACCAGAATAGTGTTGTCGGTATCGAAGGTGCCCAGGTAGCGGCCGTGTCCGGCCGTGTTGAGGCGGCCTACTACGCTGTCGAAGAACATTTCGCGCCCGCCCAGGGTGGAGTCGCCGAGGCTTTTCTGGGTGATTTTCTTGATGGGCTGCTTGGTCACGATGTTACCCATCGAGCCTTTACCCTTAATTGCCAACTCGGCAAAATCGAAGTCAAACTGCTTGACGCGGGCCGGGGCTTTATCGGAAAGCTGCACGCTCACCACCTCCGACTCGGAGTTGGGGTTGGCCGTGAGGTAGAGCGTTTTGGTGCCCTTGGTACCCTTCGTGAGGTCGTAGGCTTTGTCGCGGGTGATGCCCGAAACGAGGAAACGCTTGGCAAAGGCGATGCCCGAGGCGCCGTCCTGGTATACCATGTTGTACACCAGCCGGTCGTCGTTCTTGTTGTAGACGCCGGCGTGCAGGATGTCCTTGCCCACGAAGGTTTTTTCGGCAATGCGGGTCACCACAAACGTGCCGTCGCGCTTGATGGCAATGATGTCGTCCAGGTCCGAGCAGTCGCAGAGGTAGTCCACGCTTTCGTCCTTTTTCAGGCCGTAGCCCACAAAACCGTCTTTGCGGTTCACGTAGAGCTTCTGGTTGGCCACGGCCACTTTCTGGGCCGTTACCACATCAAAGGTGCGCAGCTGGGTTTTCCGCTCCCGGCCAGCGCCGTACTTTTTCAGCAGCCCCTCGAAGTAGTGAATGGCGTAGCGCGTGAGGTTGGCCAGGTGGTCGGCTACTTCGGCCAGTTCGGTTTCCAGCTTCTGGATGTACTCGTCGGCCTTGAAGCCGTCGAACTTGCTGATGCGCTTGATGCGGATTTCGGTCAGGCGCGTAAGGTCGTCCTCCGTGATGGGGCGGCGCAGCACAATGCGCTGGTCGTCGGCCTTGGCTTTGGAGCCCTGCACGCGCACAAACTTGTTCAGGCCTTTCTCAATGGTGTCGAGAATGTCCTGCCAGGTTTCGCACTCCTCAATCTTGCGGTAGATGCGGTTTTCAATGAAAATCTTTTCCAGCGAAGCTGAATGCCACTTCTCGTTCAGCTCGTCCTGGCGGATCTCCAGTTCCCGCTCCAGCAGGCGCACCGTTTTCTGGGTGCTCAGCCGCAGCATGTCCTCCACCCCTACGAAGCGCGGCTTGTCTTCGATGATGACGCAGGTGTTGGGCGAGATGCTGATTTCGCAGTCGGTGAAGGCGTACAGCGCGTCCATCGTCAGGTCAGGCGAAATACCCGTCGGCAGGTGCACCTGAATTTCGACTTCGGCGGCCGTGTTGTCCACGACTTTCTTGATCTTGATTTTGTTGGCTTCCGAGGCCTTCACAATGCTTTCCATCAGCGCCGTGGTGGTGGTGCCGTACGGAATGTCGCGAATAACGAGCATGGTCTTGTCGGCCTTCTCGATGGTGGCGCGCAGGCGGATTTTGGCCCCGCGCAGGCCGCCATTGTAGTTGGTCACGTCGCACAGGCCGCCGGTCGGGAAATCCGGAAAAAGCTGGATTTCCCGGCCCCGCAGCACGTCGATGCTGGCCTTGCACAGCTCGCGAAAGTTGTGGGGCATGATCTTGGTGCTCAACCCCACGGCAATGCCTTCCACGCCCTGAGCCAGCAGCAGCGGAAACTTTACGGGCAGCGTGGTCGGCTCGCGCTTGCGGCCGTCGTAGCTCATCTGCCACTCCGTGATGTCGGGGTTGAATACCACATCCAGGGCAAACTTGCTTAAGCGGGCCTCAATGTAGCGTGGGGCGGCCGCGCCGTCGCCGGTGCGGATGTCTCCCCAGTTGCCCTGGGTTTCGATGAGCAAATCCTTCTGGCCCAGGTTCACCATAGCGTCGCCGATGGAGGCGTCGCCGTGGGGATGGTACTGCATGGTTTGCCCGATGACGTTGGCTACTTTGTTGAAGCGGCCATCGTCCATTTCCTTCATGGCGTGCAGAATGCGGCGCTGCACGGGCTTGAGGCCATCTTCAATGGCGGGCACGGCGCGCTCCAGAATCACGTAGGAGGCATAGTCCAGAAACCAGTTCTGGTACATGCCGTTCACGGTGGCCACGTCGTGAATGGTTTCGCCGGGGGCAAACTTGGGCTCCTCCTCCGTTACAGGCTCCGGGGCTTCTTCTACCGAGGCCTCGTCTTCGGCGGAAGCCATTTCCTGCAGCAGCTGTTCGGTTTCGGCGGGTGTTTCGGGCTGCTCTCCGTCGAGGGCCATTTCGGCCGCGGCGGGCGCGGCAGCCGTGGGTTCAAAGCTCATCGTGTCGCCGGCCCCGAAAAGCAGGGGGCTGCGCGGCATCATCCATCGGAGAGTCGGGGTTGACCATCGAAACAGGGGGTTGGTCGGCAAAGGGAATGCGGGTTGTCATCAAAAGTACCGTTAGCTGCGCAGAACGCAATACGCTTCAAGGCAAAGGTGACTGGCAAAGTTCCCAAAATATTTAGCCAACACCCTGCCATGAAGCATTCGTCATTTCAGTTATAAAATGACATTAAGCCCAAATTACGGCATTTTACCCGAAAAAATCAAGCTAAATTCAATAGCTAATCCCAGCATTTTCAGCCACCCTAATGAGCCGGGATTTTGGCAGGGTGAAACGGGCGCGGTCCTATTTCGGAACCCCGGCAGTAACAGCCATTGCGACGGTTTGGGTTAGGCTGGCTAGTAGGGAAACCAGACCGAAAACGTGGACCCCTCGCCTACCGTGCTGTCCACTTCAATGCGCCCACCAGCATTGTCCAGAATGCGCTTGACCATGTAGAGGCCGATACCCGAACCATCGACGTGGCCGTGAAAGCGCTGAAACATACCGAAGAGCTTATGGGAACTGGCCATCGGAAAGCCCAGGCCATTGTCCTGCACTGTGAGCACCAAGTAGCCACCCTCGGCCCGGTACTGCACCCGGATGTGCAGGGGCCGCTCCGGGGACCGATATTTCACGGCGTTGCTAAGCAGATTGTACACCACGCTTCGCAGGTTTTTTTCGGAGAACGGGATGCTGGGGCAGTTGGCTACCTCTACATCCAGCCTGGCATCGGCGGCCTGCAGCAGCGGCCCCAGGTCCAGCAGCACTTCTTCCACCACGGGCGCCAGCTGCACAAAAGCCGGCTGGGGCTCGTGCTCCTTCTGCAGCTTGGTAACTTCCGTCAGGTACTCGATGGTACGCTTGAAGCGGTCCACGGAAGTCTGCATCATGCTCAACAGCGGCTCCACCTCCGGGCTGCTCCCTACCCCGGCGGGCAGCTCCGTCAACAGGGCCTGCAGCAGGCCTTCAATGTTGTTGATGGGCTGCTTGAGGTCGTGGGAGGCGGTGTAGATGAAGTTGTCCAGGTCCACGTTGGCGCGCACCAGCTGCTCGTTGTTGCGGTGCAGCTGCTGCTGGGCCTGGGCAATGCGTTGCTGAGCCAGCTTGTGTTCGTGAATATCGGTGTAGGTGCCAATCCACTGGATAATCTCGCCCCGCTCGTTGCGGGAAGGCAGCGCCCGGCCCAGCATCCAGCGGTATTCACCGGCGGCGTTGCGGATGCGGCACTCCAGCTTCCAGCGGCTGCTCGGTGCGCAGGCTCTGCTCCCACTGGGTTTCGGCAGCGCGGATATCCTCGGGGTGCAAGCTATCCGTCAGCCACTCGGCCAGCGGCTGGCCGGCCTGCGGGCCGGCGTAATCAAACCAGCGCTGATTCAGAAAAGTGTTTTCGCCCCGCACATTGGCCGTCCAGGCAATCTGCGGAATTCCTTCCAGCATGCGGTGGGCTTCGGCAGCGGCCTTTTCCACCGCCTGGCGCGCTGTTTCCTGACTTTTGAGCTCTTCGTGCTGGCGACTGAGCAAGGCGTTCTGCTCCGTTACCCGGGCCCGGATACCGCTGATTTCGCGCTCGGCGGCCAGGTCAGTCACAATAACGGCCAGCACCGGCGTTTCGCCGAACTGCAGCACGTTCATCGACAAGGCAAACGGCAACAGCAGCCCGTCGGTGGCTTCCAGCGGGATTTCGCCCTTGGCTTTGCCCTGCCAGCCCTGAGTTAGCAGCGTCTCCCACGCCTGCCAGAAGCCCAGCGGCACAAAATCGGCGAAAGTGCTGCCCATAACTTCTGCCAGCGGCAGCCGCAGCCACCCGGCCAGGCAGGCGTTGCAGTACAGCACTGTACCGGTTTCACTCAGCAGCAGGGCCCCCTCGTTCATCTGCTCAATGAGGGTGCGGTAGCTCTGGTCGGCGCCGGCCAGGGTGAAGATGCGGGGCCCGTCGGGCGCCTGCACGGCCAGCGCATCAATGGTGCCGGTCCGGATGGCCGTGAGCAGGTCTTCGGCCTCTTGCAGCTGCTGGCGCAGCAGCTCATTTTCCAGCGCCAGCGCCTCAGCCGGGGAAAGTGCGCGCTCAGCCATGCAGGTACGGGTCGTTGGGGTCGGGCGCGATGCCAAGCAGGGTAAGTACCCGGCGCCGCTCCGACAGGTCGCCTACGAGCCAGCGGGTGAGGCCAGGGCTGCGCTTCACCAGCGTAGGCGCCGCAATAATGCGGGCTTCCCGGGCCAGCTCCGGCTGCTGATAGATGTCCACGATCTGAAGCTCATAGCGGCCCGCCAGGTACCGCTCACAGATTTCCTTGATGTTCTGCACGGCCCGCGCCGAGTTGGGCGTAGCGCCAGTGATGTACAGGTGCAATACGTACTCGGCTCCGGCCGCGGCCTGGCCCTCCTCTGATTCCATACTGCAGGGCTACTTAGGGTCGAGGGGCCGGATATCCAGCCCCACCAGCACCCGCTCCTGGTTGGAGAGGTCACCAATGATTTTGCGGATGGGCGAGGGCACTTTGCGCACCAGCGTGGGAATAGCCAGAATCTGGTCGCCCTCGGCCAGCTGCGGGTTCTGCAGCAGGTCAATGACTTCCAGGCGGTAGCGACCGGCCAGGTGCTCCTCGCAGTACTTTTTCAGGTTGGCCAGGGCCGTGACGGACTTGACGGTATGCCCGGCTACGTACAGGCGCAGTTCCCAGATTTCCTCGTCCATAAGTAAGGGTGCCGAAGCTAACGACGTTTCCATGCCGGGTATTACGAATTAGTAGGCTCGGCGGCTGAAGTGCCGCTTGGGCGGGGCGTCAGGCCCTGGGCAATCTGCCGGCGCGCCTGGCGCTGGTCCTGTTGGCGCTGCTGCTCATCCTGGCCCACGTGGCGCAGCTCCTCCTCCACCGACTCGAACTCGGTGCGCAGGTTGGCAATGGTGGCTTCCAGCACACGGCGCTTGCGCTCCACTTCCCGCTCGCGGCGCTCCACCTCCTGCTGCGCGGCCAGGGCCAGGGCCTGCTCCTGCAGAAACTGCGTGTGGCGCCCCGCCCCCGTCA belongs to Hymenobacter sp. J193 and includes:
- the thrS gene encoding threonine--tRNA ligase — protein: MLNITLPDGSVRQFVDGATGYDVAASISEGLARNALGVRVNGEVRDLHRPINQDANVAILTWNDPEGKSTFWHSSAHLMAEALEALYPGVKLGIGPSIENGFYYDIDLGEGRTISTDDLPEVEKKMLELAKKKSQFERREVSKADAIAFFTEKQDPYKLDLLERLEDGTITFYQQGDFTDLCRGPHIPDTSPIKAVKLLNVAGAYWRGDEKNKQLTRIYGITFPKAKELTEYLERLEEAKRRDHRKLGKELELFTFSEKVGAGLPLWLPKGTALRERLEQFLRKAQMKAGYSPVVTPHIGSKELYVTSGHYEKYGADSFQPIKTPNPGEEFFLKPMNCPHHCEIYKSKPRSYRDLPVRLAEFGTVYRYEQSGELHGLTRVRGFTQDDAHIFCRPDQVKEEFLKVIDIVLYVLRALDFPEFTAQISLRDPENKTKYIGSDENWARAEQAIIEAAAEKGLTTVTELGEAAFYGPKLDFMVRDALGRKWQLGTIQVDYNLPERFELEYVASDNSRQRPVMIHRAPFGSLERFVAVLIEHCGGNFPLWLSPEQFAILPISEKYQEYAQQVYDRLTQADLRGTIDARDEKIGRKIRDAEISKVPYMLIVGEKEQENGIVSVRRHGEGDLGSMPIEAFVRNFEEQVAELMRGA
- a CDS encoding lipopolysaccharide assembly protein LapB translates to MKPRRRTTFLRVTSIVGVWLSALQLLAGCSSGASEVPELMVPLSTVQSGPAIQAEELNGAIARQPRNASLYAHRAEFRLAAGQVEAALRDLNQALELDDAPGEFYYLKARALRAQGQLAGTLAAAAEASRHGYASPALSLLVGEAHLAARHYSDALDHLDRALRQEPANAGALFYKGLAYSGLRDTAQALAMLQASVRLDPRQPESLHQLAFLANANHQPLLAAPYAARGLRLAPTYGPLHYDYGRQFDLQGLSDSAQRHFRRALRYDTTLYRADYRVALALFRQRQYQAAIPHLRRALRRSVLLPNARQMLAESHEAQGQHDLALVEFQRLVQENPGNRHWTYKVWKGRARAQGQPTETPRRAAVEPVAPLNISRPSSGL
- a CDS encoding DNA gyrase/topoisomerase IV subunit A, producing MYQNWFLDYASYVILERAVPAIEDGLKPVQRRILHAMKEMDDGRFNKVANVIGQTMQYHPHGDASIGDAMVNLGQKDLLIETQGNWGDIRTGDGAAAPRYIEARLSKFALDVVFNPDITEWQMSYDGRKREPTTLPVKFPLLLAQGVEGIAVGLSTKIMPHNFRELCKASIDVLRGREIQLFPDFPTGGLCDVTNYNGGLRGAKIRLRATIEKADKTMLVIRDIPYGTTTTALMESIVKASEANKIKIKKVVDNTAAEVEIQVHLPTGISPDLTMDALYAFTDCEISISPNTCVIIEDKPRFVGVEDMLRLSTQKTVRLLERELEIRQDELNEKWHSASLEKIFIENRIYRKIEECETWQDILDTIEKGLNKFVRVQGSKAKADDQRIVLRRPITEDDLTRLTEIRIKRISKFDGFKADEYIQKLETELAEVADHLANLTRYAIHYFEGLLKKYGAGRERKTQLRTFDVVTAQKVAVANQKLYVNRKDGFVGYGLKKDESVDYLCDCSDLDDIIAIKRDGTFVVTRIAEKTFVGKDILHAGVYNKNDDRLVYNMVYQDGASGIAFAKRFLVSGITRDKAYDLTKGTKGTKTLYLTANPNSESEVVSVQLSDKAPARVKQFDFDFAELAIKGKGSMGNIVTKQPIKKITQKSLGDSTLGGREMFFDSVVGRLNTAGHGRYLGTFDTDNTILVVYKDGSYELKSPNPTYHFDVPNIVLLRKLEPDTVISAVYLDAETKTHYVKRFKIETSTLEKRFVFISEASGSKLLCATCFAEPQVEVKLQRDKKADKETEKIQLHEFIDVKGWKALGNKLNYFKVHAVTLLTDEGPEPERRAAKKKAAPSPQAQTAADTPAPAETHSHVDISAAEVAQAQAVLKTPKSQLKLF
- a CDS encoding ATP-binding protein, whose protein sequence is MLGRALPSRNERGEIIQWIGTYTDIHEHKLAQQRIAQAQQQLHRNNEQLVRANVDLDNFIYTASHDLKQPINNIEGLLQALLTELPAGVGSSPEVEPLLSMMQTSVDRFKRTIEYLTEVTKLQKEHEPQPAFVQLAPVVEEVLLDLGPLLQAADARLDVEVANCPSIPFSEKNLRSVVYNLLSNAVKYRSPERPLHIRVQYRAEGGYLVLTVQDNGLGFPMASSHKLFGMFQRFHGHVDGSGIGLYMVKRILDNAGGRIEVDSTVGEGSTFSVWFPY
- a CDS encoding PAS domain-containing protein — its product is MAERALSPAEALALENELLRQQLQEAEDLLTAIRTGTIDALAVQAPDGPRIFTLAGADQSYRTLIEQMNEGALLLSETGTVLYCNACLAGWLRLPLAEVMGSTFADFVPLGFWQAWETLLTQGWQGKAKGEIPLEATDGLLLPFALSMNVLQFGETPVLAVIVTDLAAEREISGIRARVTEQNALLSRQHEELKSQETARQAVEKAAAEAHRMLEGIPQIAWTANVRGENTFLNQRWFDYAGPQAGQPLAEWLTDSLHPEDIRAAETQWEQSLRTEQPLEAGVPHPQRRR
- a CDS encoding circadian clock KaiB family protein, which gives rise to MESEEGQAAAGAEYVLHLYITGATPNSARAVQNIKEICERYLAGRYELQIVDIYQQPELAREARIIAAPTLVKRSPGLTRWLVGDLSERRRVLTLLGIAPDPNDPYLHG
- a CDS encoding circadian clock KaiB family protein, producing METSLASAPLLMDEEIWELRLYVAGHTVKSVTALANLKKYCEEHLAGRYRLEVIDLLQNPQLAEGDQILAIPTLVRKVPSPIRKIIGDLSNQERVLVGLDIRPLDPK